In Erigeron canadensis isolate Cc75 chromosome 1, C_canadensis_v1, whole genome shotgun sequence, a single window of DNA contains:
- the LOC122586125 gene encoding DNA glycosylase/AP lyase ROS1-like, translating to MDREEESSCSHQEKSDSNTTGKNWLGTPFNEPIYEETSMRESNLGSTSQMIDFNIGIHDKLSMYDGDTWHNEVSFKDLLAMASIGKFGITGDAIGRPQYGKVDYATYLSDPHLSPQTVNDPYVSTGLSLGFTPVTPNQGGRAEQHKQVESEAANSNENERMNLNLAADKEKENLDEHSQADVSTLASVNEDMEKGSTEQTNLNETPQQKQRRRKHRPKVVIEGQRKRARKPATPKPETPNPGPTSTGKRKYVRRKGIEKPSETPTEGDVSGTVDPSTSTNQQTKKRRNRKINFDEPEQQTEVTDEKTQLEHMADKTTCSAPQKPKTPKPGATSRGKRKYVRKKGIEKSTETPTVGEASGTVNPSTSTDQQTKKTCKRKINFDEPEKRTEVTAEKTQVEHMVHKTTSSTSEVVEISQKVLTSESPSPITPSKTELPRGVSRKSTKATCKINFLQETHDKGESSLPSPNESNCSTSACLDKGKEAQGSNEGLIRNMDGVTLINGNALGISDEETYLSMFTNYNSGSNAIHLSAIGKKKRVRKKQMIATTSASKAPEMPIENGVCMQNSRNKKTTAFRMVHDTVASAGMINDRYQKPTYMETHSTEFQLSLVTNRNSLVPPFYHYPQYFTNHTGSNPSLRCTSTYGIEKLIRLFGQLNINRPVAEKYRNTVIPYMPGYNEKNALVVFQRDGTLVPYIKKRKTRPKVDLDDETTRVWKLLLENINSEGIDGTDEAKEKWWEEERKVFRGRAESFISRMHLVQGDRRFSKWKGSVLDSVVGVFLTQNVSDHLSSSAFMSLAARYPLKSKRSSETSHEEESIMSVKEPCQEDEDRGSMMMQNADPCEEKEVVNSNEPSQNSVINFDLNDNSECEVLEIPEKGSAVYKESVLDQREFGDIHSSQDSAHTSPSSQSSIVNNSERLGSSFVHNSREQKDGSKSTALDGYTSFVEMLHKQGPTTVNETYSQQLAEDSSEQTLSAKEHELPNTCTLEALAFESFEVREERKLIQAQNKKSASAESRLKESRVSAESANQTAVQMVKSISSQESVKYSNTFINCEMQEVVDLTNVSVETSKSTQSNNIIEASGETTHKVVNFNFNFNDNDGSQIVKDNPKVKKEKTGKEQIKVEWDNLRLEAEVKQKRERTPDTMDSLDYEAVRAANVDDVAESIKERGMNNRLAARIKDMLDRLVEDHGSINLEWLRDVPPDKAKEYLLSFKGLGLKSVECIRLLTLHHLAFPVDTNVGRIAVRLGWVPLQPLPESLQLHLLELYPIMESIQQYLWPRLCKLDQRTLYELHYQMITFGKVFCTKTKPNCNACPLRGECRHFASAFASARLGLPAPEKSANGTGQNAVGMIDQPSTSINRTAQSPVRMIDLPPACNQLQQLSESQNSNSVIKETETTGPIVELPATPGPIIEVPASPEPIIEVPATPEPEQINQELDIEDFYEDPEEIPMIKLNVEQFTQNLQTFMESHMELREGDMSKALVALTSEAASIPTPKLKNVSQLRTEHQVYELPDSHPLLEGMDTREPDDPCSYLLAIWTPGETADSIQPPEGQCCSQESGMLCNKETCFFCNSTREANSQTVRGTLLIPCRTAMRGSFPLNGTYFQVNEVFADHASSLNPIAVPRSWLWNLPRRTVYFGTSIPTIFKGMTTEAIQYCFWRGFVCVRGFEQKTRAPRPLMARLHFPISHLKRYKAMADEKEKSKQ from the exons ATGGATAGAGAGGAAGAAAGTTCATGTTCTCATCAAGAAAAATCTGACTCGAATACGACGGGAAAAAACTGGCTCGGAACTCCTTTCAATGAGCCCATCTATGAAGAAACTTCTATGAGGGAAAGTAATTTAGGGTCAACAAGTCAAATGATTGATTTTAATATAGGAATACATGATAAGCTTTCCATGTATGATGGGGATACATGGCATAATGAGGTGTCTTTTAAAGATCTGCTTGCAATGGCTTCGATCGGGAAATTTGGCATTACTGGTGATGCTATCGGTAGACCACAAT ATGGGAAGGTAGACTATGCTACCTACTTATCTGATCCACATTTGTCACCACAAACAGTAAATGACCCGTACGTGAGCACAGGGCTGTCCCTTGGATTTACACCGGTGACACCAAATCAAGGGGGAAGAGCAGAGCAGCATAAACAGGTTGAATCTGAAGCAGCGAATTCAAATGAGAATGAAAGAATGAATCTCAATCTTGCAGCAgataaggaaaaagaaaatcttgatGAACATTCGCAGGCTGATGTTTCTACACTTGCTTCGGTGAATGAAGACATGGAAAAAGGATCGACTGAACAGACCAATTTAAATGAAACGCCACAACAGaaacaaagaagaagaaagcaTAGACCGAAAGTGGTTATAGAAGGCCAACGCAAAAGAGCAAGGAAGCCCGCAACCCCAAAACCAGAAACCCCAAATCCCGGTCCTACCTCGACGGGGAAGAGGAAATATGTCCGGAGAAAGGGGATTGAAAAACCCTCAGAAACGCCTACAGAGGGGGATGTGAGTGGGACGGTCGATCCAAGCACAAGCACAAATCAACAGACCAAGAAAAGACGCAATAGAAAGATCAACTTTGATGAGCCTGAACAACAAACTGAAGTAACAGATGAAAAGACACAACTTGAACACATGGCGGACAAAACAACATGCTCCGCAccccaaaaaccaaaaaccccgAAGCCCGGTGCTACCTCGAGGGGAAAAAGGAAATATGTCAGGAAAAAGGGGATTGAAAAATCCACAGAAACGCCCACAGTGGGGGAAGCGAGTGGGACCGTCAATCCGAGCACAAGCACAGATCAACAGACCAAGAAAACATGCAAGAGAAAGATCAATTTTGATGAGCCTGAGAAACGGACTGAAGTAACAGCTGAGAAGACACAAGTTGAACACATGGTTCACAAAACAACAAGCTCGACAAGTGAAGTTGTGGAAATTTCCCAAAAAGTGCTTACTAGTGAGTCTCCAAGCCCTATCACCCCCAGCAAGACTGAGCTACCACGAGGGGTATCAAGAAAGAGCACAAAAGCAACATGTAAGATAAATTTTTTACAAGAAACTCATGATAAAGGAGAGAGTAGCTTACCCAGCCCAAATGAATCCAATTGCAGTACAAGTGCATGTCTTGATAAAGGAAAAGAAGCACAGGGATCAAATGAGGGACTTATAAGAAACATGGATGGAGTTACACTAATCAATGGGAATGCATTAGGAATTAGCGATGAGGAAACATATCTATCGATGTTCACCAACTATAACAGTGGTAGCAACGCCATACATTTATCTGCCATAGGTAAGAAAAAGAGAGTCAGAAAGAAGCAGATGATAGCCACTACGAGTGCTAGTAAAGCACCTGAAATGCCAATAGAAAATGGTGTATGTATGCAGAAttcaagaaataagaaaaccaCGGCTTTCAGGATGGTGCATGACACAGTTGCATCTGCTGGAATGATAAATGACAGATATCAGAAGCCCACATATATGGAAACCCATTCTACAGAATTTCAACTTAGTTTGGTAACCAATAGAAACTCTTTGGTGCCTCCTTTCTATCATTACCCACAGTACTTCACAAATCATACAG GTTCTAATCCAAGCTTAAGATGCACAAGTACATACGGTATTGAGAAACTAATTCGCCTATTTGGGCAGCTAAATATCAACAGACCGGTGGCAGAAAAGTACAGGAATACAGTTATACCATACATGCCGGGATACAATGAGAAGAATGCTCTTGTTGTATTTCAGCGAGACGGGACTCTGGTTCCTTATATTAAGAAAAGAAAGACACGACCTAAAGTTGATCTAGATGATGAGACGACTAGAGTCTGGAAGCTTCTACTGGAAAATATAAACAGTGAAGGAATAGATGGAACAGATGAGGCAAAAGAGAAATGGTGGGAAGAAGAACGCAAAGTATTCCGAGGCCGTGCAGAATCGTTCATATCACGAATGCATCTTGTGCAAG GGGACAGACGCTTCTCTAAGTGGAAAGGATCTGTTTTAGATTCAGTTGTTGGGGTTTTCCTTACCCAGAACGTATCAGATCATCTATCCAG TTCAGCATTTATGTCCCTTGCTGCACGGTATCCACTCAAGTCAAAAAGAAGCAGTGAAACATCCCATGAAGAGGAATCAATCATGTCTGTTAAAGAACCATGCCAAGAAGATGAAGATCGTGGTTCTATGATGATGCAGAATGCTGATCCATgtgaagaaaaagaagttgtCAATAGCAATGAACCTTCTCAAAATAGTGTCATTAATTTTGACTTAAATGATAACTCAGAATGTGAGGTTCTAGAAATACCTGAAAAAGGTTCAGCAGTGTACAAGGAATCAGTCTTGGATCAAAGAGAATTCGGTGATATCCATTCTTCACAAGACTCGGCACATACATCTCCAAGCTCACAATCTTCAATTGTTAATAACTCGGAAAGATTAGGATCGTCCTTTGTTCACAACTCAAGAGAACAAAAGGACGGGTCTAAATCGACTGCTCTTGATGGGTACACTTCTTTTGTGGAGATGCTACACAAGCAAGGACCCACAACTGTTAATGAAACATACAGTCAACAACTAGCAGAAGATTCATCTGAACAGACACTTTCTGCTAAAGAGCATGAGTTGCCAAACACTTGCACATTAGAAGCTTTGGCATTTGAATCCTTTGAGGTCAGAGAGGAAAGAAAACTTATTCAAGCTCAAAACAAGAAGTCAGCAAGTGCAGAAAGCAGACTTAAAGAAAGCAGAGTATCAGCAGAATCTGCAAATCAAACTGCAGTTCAGATGGTCAAGTCAATAAGTTCACAGGAATCGGTCAAATACTCGAACACATTCATTAACTGTGAGATGCAAGAAGTTGTTGATTTAACAAATGTATCAGTGGAGACATCCAAATCCACTCAGAGCAACAATATCATTGAAGCCTCAGGTGAAACAACACACAAGGTGGTTAACTTTAACTTTAACTTCAATGATAATGACGGTAGTCAAATAGTTAAGGATAATCCTAAAGTTAAGAAAGAGAAAACTGGGAAGGAACAGATTAAAGTTGAATGGGATAACCTGAGATTGGAAGCTGAAGTCAAACAGAAGAGAGAGAGAACACCAGACACAATGGATTCTCTGGACTATGAGGCAGTAAGGGCAGCAAATGTTGATGATGTTGCAGAATCTATCAAGGAAAGGGGTATGAACAATAGGCTAGCAGCAAGAATTAAG GATATGCTTGACCGGCTAGTTGAAGACCATGGAAGCATCAACCTTGAATGGTTAAGAGATGTCCCGCCTGACAAAGCCAA GGAGTATCTGTTGAGCTTTAAAGGCTTGGGTTTGAAAAGCGTAGAGTGTATCCGTCTATTAACACTTCACCATCTTGCTTTCCCT GTTGACACAAATGTCGGACGCATAGCTGTAAGACTTGGATGGGTACCCCTGCAACCGCTTCCTGAGTCCCTACAATTGCATCTTTTAGAGCT GTATCCAATTATGGAGTCAATTCAACAGTATCTCTGGCCACGATTGTGCAAGCTTGACCAAAGAACTCT gTACGAATTACATTACCAAATGATTACATTTGGAAAG GTTTTTTGTACAAAGACAAAACCAAATTGCAATGCATGCCCACTGAGAGGAGAATGCAGACATTTTGCAAGTGCATTTGCAAG TGCAAGGCTGGGGCTGCCAGCACCGGAGAAAAGTGCAAACGGAACTGGTCAAAACGCTGTAGGGATGATAGATCAACCTTCAACGAGTATAAACAGAACTGCTCAAAGCCCTGTTAGGATGATAGATCTACCTCCAGCTTGTAACCAGCTGCAACAGTTGTCTGAATCCCAAAACAGCAATTCTGTTATTAAAGAAACAGAAACAACAGGGCCTATAGTAGAGTTACCAGCAACACCAGGGCCTATAATTGAGGTGCCAGCATCGCCAGAGCCAATCATTGAGGTACCAGCAACACCAGAGCCAGAACAGATAAACCAAGAACTTGATATAGAGGACTTCTATGAAGACCCAGAAGAAATTCCAATGATCAAGCTCAATGTTGAACAGTTCACTCAGAACTTGCAAACTTTCATGGAGAGtcacatggaacttagagaaggtGACATGTCAAAGGCATTAGTAGCCCTAACATCAGAAGCTGCATCAATCCCAACGCCTAAACTTAAGAATGTGAGCCAGCTAAGAACAGAACACCAAGT CTACGAGCTTCCAGATTCACATCCTCTTTTGGAAGGG ATGGACACACGGGAGCCCGATGATCCTTGCTCGTACCTCCTCGCAATCTGGACACCTG GTGAAACTGCAGATTCGATTCAGCCACCAGAAGGACAATGTTGCTCCCAAGAATCTGGCATGTTATGCAACAAAGAAACATGTTTCTTCTGCAATAGCACACGAGAGGCAAATTCCCAAACTGTTCGTGGGACACTTCTG ATACCATGTCGAACTGCTATGAGAGGGAGCTTTCCACTCAATGGCACGTATTTCCAAGTTAATGAG GTGTTTGCAGACCATGCGTCAAGCCTTAACCCAATAGCTGTCCCCAGATCTTGGTTATGGAATTTACCAAGAAGAACGGTGTACTTTGGAACTTCTATACCAACGATATTCAAAG GCATGACGACTGAAGCTATTCAATACTGCTTCTGGAGAG GGTTTGTTTGCGTGAGGGGATTTGAGCAGAAGACACGAGCCCCCCGTCCACTGATGGCGAGGCTACACTTCCCAATTAGCCATTTAAAAAGATACAAAGCAATGGCTGATGAAAAAGAGAAGTCAAAGCAGTAA